The Bacteroidetes bacterium GWF2_43_63 genome includes a window with the following:
- a CDS encoding single-stranded DNA-binding protein, producing MRSINKVILIGNVGKDPEVKIFEGGRKKASFSLATTEKYRDKAGAEQSVTEWHNIAVWGPQAEVIEKYVRRGSPLFVEGRIQYREYTDKDGVKKRFTEITLDNFSMLGTRSAQDGGTEITNTNTSADSGSDPLNTPLNNGNDDLPF from the coding sequence ATGAGAAGCATCAATAAAGTTATTTTGATTGGGAATGTAGGGAAAGACCCGGAAGTAAAAATTTTTGAAGGTGGCCGGAAAAAAGCCTCATTTTCTCTCGCTACAACTGAAAAATATCGCGATAAAGCAGGGGCCGAGCAATCTGTGACCGAATGGCATAACATTGCTGTCTGGGGACCTCAGGCCGAAGTGATTGAAAAATACGTTCGCAGAGGTAGTCCGCTTTTCGTTGAAGGGCGCATCCAATATCGTGAATATACCGACAAAGACGGAGTAAAAAAACGATTTACAGAAATCACCCTCGACAATTTTTCCATGCTTGGCACTCGCTCAGCTCAGGATGGCGGAACTGAAATCACCAACACAAATACCTCCGCAGATTCAGGAAGTGATCCACTGAATACCCCATTAAACAACGGAAACGATGACCTTCCTTTCTGA